From a single Gemmatimonadota bacterium genomic region:
- a CDS encoding FHA domain-containing protein has translation MGDPLIIEVTDHRGRVQSRTRLDPGTPEITVGRALRCDVILDDPYADPRHLVISPTDDGGWRFADLGSVNGVGVGSSALGTRRSALGRRQEGRIAAGVELKVGRSVLRFVSPDAAVPPALFDPAQRAGIARRLFEPRIMIAIFGVAVAFSAATQYLGSTRSVDAADLITPGLAVLILTSLWATGWAFTNRLIAQRFRFLAHFAWAVLITTVGAALIAAREWAGFFVPSANLAGIDVLIWWSVGALLLVGHFELVAEWSRTKRWVVATAATGVLAIAGVVLNRSAALGEGMVTRRTGALKPVDVRYLPATTLDGFVNDAAGLKAKVDETEAGETPGVRRTPPGSSTATATHPHTSGRPRE, from the coding sequence ATGGGCGACCCGCTGATCATCGAAGTGACCGATCACCGGGGCCGGGTGCAATCGCGAACCCGCCTCGACCCCGGAACGCCGGAGATCACGGTGGGCCGGGCCCTTCGGTGCGACGTGATCCTCGATGATCCGTACGCCGACCCGCGGCATCTGGTGATTTCGCCAACCGACGACGGGGGCTGGCGCTTCGCCGACCTCGGATCGGTCAACGGGGTGGGGGTCGGATCCTCGGCACTCGGCACTCGGCGCTCGGCACTCGGCCGGCGTCAGGAGGGCAGGATCGCGGCGGGGGTCGAGCTCAAGGTTGGGCGTTCGGTCCTGCGGTTCGTGTCACCCGACGCGGCGGTTCCCCCGGCCCTGTTCGATCCGGCCCAGCGGGCGGGGATCGCCCGCCGGTTGTTCGAGCCCCGCATCATGATCGCCATCTTCGGGGTCGCGGTGGCGTTCTCGGCGGCCACCCAGTACCTCGGCAGCACCCGGTCCGTCGACGCCGCGGATCTGATCACGCCAGGCCTGGCGGTTCTGATCTTGACGTCGCTCTGGGCGACCGGCTGGGCGTTTACCAACCGGCTGATCGCGCAGCGGTTTCGGTTCCTGGCCCACTTCGCGTGGGCGGTGTTGATCACGACCGTCGGGGCGGCGTTGATCGCGGCGCGGGAGTGGGCCGGCTTCTTCGTGCCGTCGGCCAACCTCGCTGGAATCGATGTCCTGATTTGGTGGTCGGTCGGGGCGCTGCTGTTGGTCGGTCACTTCGAGCTGGTGGCGGAGTGGTCCCGGACCAAGCGGTGGGTCGTCGCGACGGCGGCCACCGGGGTCCTGGCGATTGCGGGCGTGGTGCTGAACCGATCCGCGGCTCTCGGCGAAGGCATGGTGACCCGGCGGACCGGAGCGCTCAAACCAGTCGACGTTCGCTACCTTCCCGCCACGACACTCGACGGCTTCGTCAACGATGCGGCCGGCCTGAAGGCAAAGGTCGACGAGACCGAAGCCGGCGAAACACCTGGCGTTAGGCGTACCCCGCCGGGTTCATCGACTGCCACCGCCACACATCCTCACACATCCGGTCGACCCCGAGAGTAG
- the galE gene encoding UDP-glucose 4-epimerase GalE — MTILVTGGAGYIGSHACLELLRAGHDIVVVDNLSNSHEAALVRVGELAGKAIPFHRVDIRDRAGLDRVFRSTPIESVIHFAGLKAVGESVGQPLRYYDNNINGTIVLLEVMKQFGVKTLVFSSSATVYGDPDQVPITEDFPLAAVNPYGRSKLFIEDMLRDLFRAEPNWQIALLRYFNPSGADPSGRIGEDPNGVPNNLVPYIAQVAVGKLAQLTVYGTDYPTRDGTGVRDYIHVTDLAIGHLKALDKLKTKPGLVTYNLGTGQGYSVLEMVAAFTRAAGKPINHRLAPRRPGDAAECWADPTRAKVELGWEATLGVDRMCEDVWRWQSMNPAGYA, encoded by the coding sequence ATGACGATTTTGGTGACGGGCGGGGCGGGGTATATCGGGAGCCACGCGTGCCTCGAACTGCTCCGGGCTGGCCACGACATCGTGGTCGTCGACAATCTCAGTAACAGTCACGAGGCCGCCCTCGTTCGGGTTGGCGAGTTGGCCGGCAAAGCGATTCCGTTTCACCGGGTCGACATTCGCGACCGGGCCGGCCTCGATCGAGTCTTCCGCTCCACCCCAATCGAATCGGTCATCCACTTTGCCGGCCTGAAAGCGGTCGGCGAGTCGGTGGGCCAGCCGCTCCGATACTACGACAACAACATCAACGGCACGATCGTCCTCCTCGAGGTCATGAAGCAGTTCGGGGTCAAGACCCTGGTCTTCAGCTCCTCAGCCACGGTCTACGGCGATCCGGATCAGGTCCCGATCACCGAGGACTTCCCGCTGGCCGCCGTCAACCCGTACGGCCGGTCCAAGCTGTTCATCGAAGACATGCTGCGGGACCTGTTTCGCGCGGAGCCGAATTGGCAGATCGCGTTGCTCCGGTACTTCAATCCGAGTGGGGCGGACCCGAGCGGCCGGATCGGCGAGGACCCGAATGGGGTTCCCAATAATCTGGTGCCGTACATCGCCCAGGTGGCCGTTGGCAAACTGGCCCAGTTGACGGTATATGGGACCGACTACCCGACCCGCGATGGGACCGGCGTACGCGACTACATCCACGTGACGGATCTTGCCATCGGCCACCTGAAGGCGCTCGACAAGCTCAAGACCAAGCCCGGTCTCGTGACCTATAATCTGGGGACGGGGCAGGGGTACAGCGTCCTCGAAATGGTTGCCGCGTTTACCCGCGCGGCCGGCAAACCGATCAACCACCGCTTGGCTCCCCGCCGGCCGGGTGATGCCGCGGAGTGCTGGGCCGATCCGACCCGCGCCAAAGTCGAACTTGGTTGGGAGGCTACTCTCGGGGTCGACCGGATGTGTGAGGATGTGTGGCGGTGGCAGTCGATGAACCCGGCGGGGTACGCCTAA
- a CDS encoding heme A synthase encodes MSLRQLARATLGYNLLIIVWGGYVRASGSGAGCGRHWPLCNGVVVPRDPAINTMIEFAHRLTSGLALVAVVWLCVAAFRATTRGHRVRRAAVQSLIFIIIEALVGAGLVLLELVADNDSGLRAVYLAVHLANTFFLLAFLTLTWLWADRPDPGPQPATVPGLARLGWFTLAAILVVGVTGAITALGDTLFPAESLRAGLAQDSSLTAHFLLRLRIIHPALAIGAALGGTWVAVRAIRAVQTQLVQTAGRWLIGLFVAQVAIGVVNLVLLVPVPIQLLHLLMADLVWVAAVGMTAGLREA; translated from the coding sequence ATGTCACTTCGGCAACTAGCCCGGGCCACGCTCGGCTACAATCTCCTCATCATCGTCTGGGGCGGCTACGTCCGGGCGTCGGGATCCGGCGCGGGCTGCGGCCGGCACTGGCCGCTCTGCAACGGCGTGGTGGTGCCCCGAGACCCCGCGATCAACACCATGATCGAGTTCGCCCACCGGCTGACCAGCGGCCTGGCGCTGGTGGCGGTGGTGTGGCTCTGTGTCGCGGCGTTCCGGGCCACCACCCGAGGGCACCGGGTGCGGCGGGCCGCGGTGCAGAGCCTGATCTTCATCATCATCGAGGCCTTGGTGGGCGCCGGCCTGGTACTGCTCGAACTCGTGGCGGACAATGACTCCGGGCTCCGGGCGGTCTATCTGGCGGTGCATCTGGCCAACACCTTCTTCCTGTTGGCCTTCCTGACCCTCACGTGGCTCTGGGCCGACCGACCGGATCCGGGGCCCCAACCGGCCACCGTGCCGGGACTGGCTCGGCTCGGCTGGTTCACGCTAGCCGCCATCCTGGTGGTCGGCGTCACCGGTGCGATCACTGCCCTGGGCGACACGTTGTTTCCGGCGGAGTCCCTCCGAGCCGGTCTGGCGCAAGACTCCTCGCTGACCGCCCACTTCCTGCTCCGGCTCCGAATCATTCACCCGGCGCTCGCCATCGGGGCGGCGCTCGGGGGAACCTGGGTGGCGGTTCGGGCAATCCGGGCCGTCCAAACGCAGCTGGTTCAGACGGCGGGGCGCTGGTTGATCGGGTTGTTCGTGGCCCAAGTGGCAATCGGAGTGGTCAACTTAGTGTTGCTGGTACCGGTGCCGATCCAGCTGCTTCACTTGCTGATGGCAGACCTGGTGTGGGTGGCCGCGGTGGGCATGACGGCCGGGCTCAGGGAGGCCTGA
- a CDS encoding NADP-dependent isocitrate dehydrogenase, producing MTGSSANQSGAPIRMVAGKLQVPNDPIIPFIEGDGTGPDIWRAAQHLFDAAVAKAYGGTRRIAWREVLAGEKAKNRVDNWLPEETLAVIRENLVAIKGPLTTPVGGGIRSLNVALRQQLDLYACVRPVRWFEGVPSPVKHPEQVEMVIFRENTEDIYAGIEFQAGTPEVKKLRDFLVKEMGVKNIRFPETSSLGVKPVSEEGTTRLVRAALEYALANGRESVTLVHKGNIMKYTEGGFRDWGYQLAKREYGAVEVDGGPWCKLPNGLIVKDVIADAFLQQILTRPAEYDVIATLNLNGDYISDALAAQVGGIGIAPGANINYVTGHAIFEATHGTAPKYAGQDKVNPGSVILSGEMMFRYLGWVEVADLIIGSLDKTIAQKRVTYDFHRLMEGATLLKCSEFANAMVENL from the coding sequence ATGACAGGATCCTCGGCAAACCAAAGCGGCGCCCCGATTCGGATGGTGGCGGGCAAGCTCCAAGTTCCCAATGACCCGATCATTCCGTTCATCGAGGGCGACGGCACCGGCCCGGACATCTGGCGGGCGGCGCAACATCTGTTCGACGCGGCCGTCGCCAAAGCCTACGGCGGCACCCGGCGGATCGCCTGGCGTGAGGTGCTCGCCGGTGAGAAGGCCAAGAATCGGGTCGACAACTGGCTGCCCGAGGAAACGCTGGCCGTCATTCGCGAGAATCTGGTGGCCATCAAGGGGCCGCTGACCACGCCGGTGGGCGGCGGGATCCGGTCGCTCAACGTTGCCCTCCGCCAGCAACTCGACCTCTATGCCTGCGTGCGTCCGGTGCGCTGGTTCGAGGGGGTGCCGTCTCCGGTCAAACACCCCGAGCAGGTCGAGATGGTCATCTTCCGGGAAAACACCGAGGACATTTACGCGGGGATCGAATTCCAGGCCGGCACCCCGGAAGTCAAGAAGCTCCGGGACTTCCTGGTCAAAGAGATGGGCGTCAAGAACATCCGGTTTCCGGAAACCAGCTCGCTCGGCGTCAAGCCGGTGTCGGAAGAGGGCACGACCCGGTTGGTGCGGGCCGCGCTCGAGTACGCGCTCGCGAATGGCCGGGAAAGCGTGACGCTGGTGCACAAGGGCAACATCATGAAGTACACCGAGGGTGGCTTCCGGGACTGGGGCTACCAACTCGCCAAACGGGAATACGGCGCGGTCGAGGTCGACGGCGGCCCGTGGTGCAAGCTCCCGAACGGCTTGATCGTCAAAGACGTCATTGCGGATGCGTTCCTGCAGCAGATCTTGACCCGCCCCGCCGAGTACGACGTGATCGCGACTCTCAATCTGAACGGCGACTACATCTCCGACGCGCTGGCGGCGCAGGTGGGTGGCATCGGGATCGCGCCGGGGGCCAATATCAACTATGTCACTGGTCATGCGATTTTCGAGGCGACCCACGGCACCGCCCCGAAGTACGCCGGTCAGGACAAGGTCAATCCCGGGTCGGTCATTTTGTCCGGCGAGATGATGTTCCGGTATTTGGGGTGGGTCGAAGTGGCCGACTTGATCATTGGTTCGCTGGACAAGACCATCGCCCAGAAGCGGGTGACGTATGATTTCCACCGGCTAATGGAGGGCGCTACCCTCCTCAAATGCAGCGAGTTCGCGAACGCGATGGTCGAGAACCTCTAG
- a CDS encoding sulfurtransferase codes for MNTVTPIESRGYTAPETLVSTQWVADHLGDPKVRLLESNEDVLLYETGHIPGAAKIDWVTELNDQIVRDYLMPETMQQLLRAKGIDQDTTIVFYGDRNNWWATFAFWVFRLYGLERLRIMDGGRQRWAEEGRPLVTDRPTLSPGSLIVGQRKDAPIRALRDDVLVHVRAARRLIDVRSGEEYRGERMHMPDYPNEGAIRGGHIPGAKNVPWARAVDPDTHVFKTAEELRAIYEGEQGLKPTDDVVTYCRIGERSSHTWFVLTYLLGYADVRNYDGSWTEWGNAVRMPIERP; via the coding sequence ATGAATACCGTAACCCCAATTGAATCAAGAGGTTATACCGCACCGGAAACGCTGGTCAGCACCCAGTGGGTGGCGGACCACTTAGGCGATCCGAAGGTCCGGTTGTTGGAATCCAACGAAGATGTCTTGCTTTACGAAACCGGCCACATTCCGGGCGCGGCCAAGATCGATTGGGTCACCGAACTCAACGATCAGATCGTCCGCGACTACCTGATGCCGGAGACCATGCAGCAACTCCTCCGAGCCAAGGGCATTGACCAAGACACCACCATTGTGTTCTACGGCGACCGGAACAACTGGTGGGCCACCTTCGCGTTCTGGGTCTTCCGGCTCTACGGTCTCGAGCGGCTCCGGATCATGGATGGCGGCCGGCAGCGGTGGGCCGAGGAAGGGCGGCCGCTGGTCACCGATCGTCCGACGCTCTCGCCCGGGAGCTTGATCGTGGGGCAACGCAAGGACGCCCCGATTCGGGCCCTCCGGGATGATGTCTTGGTGCATGTCCGGGCCGCCCGGCGGTTGATCGACGTCCGGAGCGGTGAGGAGTACCGCGGCGAGCGGATGCACATGCCCGATTATCCGAATGAGGGTGCCATCCGCGGCGGCCACATTCCGGGGGCCAAGAATGTCCCCTGGGCCCGGGCCGTCGATCCCGACACCCATGTCTTCAAGACCGCCGAAGAACTGCGAGCGATCTACGAGGGGGAGCAGGGACTGAAGCCCACCGACGACGTGGTGACGTACTGCCGGATCGGGGAACGTTCCTCTCATACCTGGTTTGTTCTGACCTACCTGCTCGGCTATGCGGATGTTCGCAACTACGACGGATCGTGGACCGAGTGGGGCAATGCGGTCCGGATGCCGATCGAACGACCGTGA
- the sseA gene encoding 3-mercaptopyruvate sulfurtransferase translates to MSPTLPGPLVRTEWLAARLGQPGLVVVDASWYLPAMARAPKAEYLAHHIPGAVFWDLDQLADPASPLPHMLPDPAVAGAQVGALGIGNDDAVVVYDGSGIQMTAPRVWWHLKVLGHRSVAVLDGGLAKWRAESRPTESGAVVPVPVPHSVDWHGALVKDLGAVLALVGGEEVTLVDARAAGRFEGRDPEPRPGLRLGHVPGARNLPFASLVGPDGLLLAKPELEQRFRAAGVDLGRPVVASCGSGATACVVALALEVVGHRDYAVYDGSWAEWGARDDTPIER, encoded by the coding sequence ATGAGCCCGACGCTGCCCGGCCCGCTCGTCCGTACCGAATGGTTGGCCGCTCGCCTTGGACAACCCGGCCTCGTGGTCGTCGACGCGTCCTGGTACCTGCCGGCCATGGCGCGAGCTCCGAAGGCCGAGTACCTGGCGCACCACATTCCCGGCGCGGTGTTCTGGGACCTCGATCAGCTGGCCGACCCGGCCAGCCCGCTGCCCCACATGTTGCCGGACCCCGCGGTCGCGGGTGCCCAGGTCGGGGCCCTCGGCATCGGCAACGATGATGCCGTGGTCGTCTATGACGGCTCCGGCATCCAGATGACCGCCCCGAGGGTCTGGTGGCATCTCAAAGTGCTGGGCCACCGGTCGGTAGCCGTGCTCGACGGAGGGCTCGCCAAGTGGCGCGCCGAGTCCCGGCCGACCGAATCCGGTGCCGTGGTCCCGGTCCCGGTGCCCCACTCGGTTGACTGGCACGGGGCGTTGGTGAAAGATCTCGGCGCCGTGTTGGCGCTGGTCGGCGGGGAAGAGGTTACCCTGGTCGACGCCCGGGCCGCAGGGCGGTTCGAGGGGCGCGACCCGGAGCCCCGTCCCGGGCTTCGTCTCGGGCACGTCCCCGGGGCGCGTAACCTGCCGTTCGCGAGCCTGGTGGGGCCGGATGGGTTGCTGCTGGCCAAACCGGAGCTCGAGCAGCGGTTTCGGGCCGCGGGCGTGGACCTCGGCCGGCCGGTGGTGGCGTCGTGCGGATCGGGGGCCACCGCGTGCGTCGTTGCCCTCGCGCTCGAGGTCGTGGGCCATCGCGACTACGCCGTGTACGATGGCTCGTGGGCCGAGTGGGGCGCTCGCGACGATACCCCGATCGAGCGTTAG
- a CDS encoding SufE family protein, producing the protein MAGRYQDASTTTRPGCPRRAANHSVRTSGPGSVGLIGRAPGRLGRAHPIWPGFMTIDKLIQRFGSADRGTRLDALLDASKKLPELPDRFRDDRDREAHRIAECQTPVFLWLEREGDLVRLHADVPRESPTVRGFLSLLVRALDGRPVTDAASLPVDLLHLMKLDEALGMMRTQGLSAIVQRVRRAAGAL; encoded by the coding sequence ATGGCCGGCAGGTACCAGGACGCGTCGACGACCACGAGGCCGGGTTGTCCAAGGCGAGCGGCCAACCATTCGGTACGGACGAGCGGGCCGGGCAGCGTCGGGCTCATCGGTCGGGCTCCAGGTAGATTGGGGCGTGCTCACCCAATTTGGCCCGGCTTCATGACGATCGACAAGTTGATCCAGCGATTCGGGTCCGCCGACCGAGGCACCCGGCTCGACGCCCTCCTCGACGCCTCCAAGAAACTCCCGGAGTTGCCCGACCGGTTCCGGGACGACCGGGATCGCGAGGCCCATCGGATCGCCGAGTGCCAAACGCCGGTTTTTTTGTGGCTCGAGCGCGAGGGCGATTTGGTTCGGCTCCACGCCGACGTGCCCCGCGAGTCGCCGACCGTACGGGGCTTTCTCTCGCTCTTGGTCCGGGCGCTCGACGGCCGGCCGGTGACGGATGCCGCGAGCCTGCCGGTCGACCTGCTCCACTTGATGAAGCTCGACGAGGCCCTTGGCATGATGCGGACGCAGGGTCTCAGTGCGATCGTCCAGCGGGTTCGCCGGGCGGCCGGGGCGCTATGA
- a CDS encoding CPBP family intramembrane metalloprotease, protein MTGAEAEPAGVGMVGFWFLVLIGGVIPWAAWRSRSRLATAALPPKKRYLAGVIVQQLALTGLSVATAWSLGIPLFAPYFPTVGHWLAALGVLAMAMAVFLGWPEWRRQAARGDRRVQLIAPIDATDHALWTAVSVLAGIGEEITYRGVLFWIGHQMTGSAAASVAIAAAIFGVSHLVQGWPAVLVITGFAVVFHGLVMVTGSLYPAMVVHILYDLIAGFSYGRYVRALARSNSFMNSTNATTLERGQAL, encoded by the coding sequence ATGACGGGTGCCGAGGCCGAACCCGCCGGGGTCGGGATGGTCGGTTTCTGGTTCCTGGTTTTGATCGGCGGGGTGATCCCCTGGGCCGCGTGGCGGAGCCGCAGCCGACTGGCAACCGCCGCGCTGCCTCCCAAAAAGCGCTACCTGGCCGGCGTCATTGTTCAGCAGTTGGCGCTGACCGGATTGTCGGTGGCGACCGCGTGGTCCCTCGGCATCCCGCTCTTCGCACCTTATTTCCCAACGGTTGGCCACTGGCTAGCCGCCCTCGGGGTCTTGGCCATGGCCATGGCGGTGTTTCTCGGATGGCCCGAGTGGCGGCGGCAGGCAGCCCGGGGGGACCGGCGGGTCCAGTTGATCGCACCGATCGATGCGACCGACCATGCGCTCTGGACAGCGGTATCGGTTCTAGCCGGCATCGGCGAAGAAATCACGTATCGGGGGGTGTTGTTCTGGATCGGGCACCAGATGACCGGGTCGGCGGCGGCAAGTGTGGCCATTGCCGCCGCGATTTTCGGGGTTTCCCATCTGGTCCAGGGGTGGCCGGCCGTTCTGGTGATCACGGGCTTCGCGGTGGTGTTCCACGGGCTCGTGATGGTGACCGGCTCCTTGTATCCGGCGATGGTCGTTCACATTCTCTACGACCTGATCGCCGGCTTCAGCTACGGGCGCTACGTCCGGGCGTTGGCCCGCTCGAACTCTTTCATGAACTCGACCAACGCGACGACGCTCGAGCGGGGGCAGGCGTTGTAG
- the serC gene encoding 3-phosphoserine/phosphohydroxythreonine transaminase → MERVHNFNAGPGVLPESVLKAAQRDVWNVAGSGMGIMEHSHRGKVFEKIIAEAEDDARKLAGIPDNYRVLFIQGGATQQFAMVPMNLLPAGRTADYLITGVWSEKAVKEARKFGATHEAVSGKGSNFTEIPPADVIRYSDNPAYVHLTTNNTIYGTQWRTEPAVPAGVSLIADTSSDMFSRPIDVAKYGLIYAGAQKNLGPSGIVVVIVRDDLTEVGPSGISTMMQYRTYAKEKSLHNTPPTMAIYMVGQVLKWIAETGGLTAMAERNEEKAKLLYDFIDQSAFFRGTVAAGSRSLMNVCFRAPTEELENQFCAAAEKNGLAGLKGHRSAGGMRASIYNACPRSSVVALVEFMKEFERANART, encoded by the coding sequence ATGGAACGGGTCCACAATTTCAATGCGGGTCCCGGCGTCCTGCCGGAATCGGTGCTCAAAGCGGCGCAACGGGACGTCTGGAACGTCGCCGGCTCCGGCATGGGCATCATGGAGCACAGCCACCGGGGCAAAGTCTTCGAGAAGATCATCGCCGAAGCCGAAGACGATGCCCGGAAGCTGGCGGGGATTCCCGACAACTACCGGGTCTTGTTCATCCAGGGCGGCGCCACCCAGCAGTTCGCGATGGTCCCGATGAACCTGCTGCCCGCCGGCCGGACCGCCGACTACTTGATCACCGGCGTCTGGTCGGAAAAGGCCGTGAAAGAGGCCAGGAAATTCGGGGCCACCCATGAGGCGGTGTCTGGAAAAGGCTCGAATTTCACCGAGATTCCGCCGGCCGATGTTATCCGCTACTCCGACAATCCGGCGTATGTCCACCTGACCACCAATAACACGATCTATGGTACCCAGTGGCGCACCGAGCCCGCGGTGCCGGCCGGCGTCTCGCTGATTGCCGACACTTCGAGTGACATGTTCAGCCGGCCAATCGACGTCGCCAAGTACGGCCTCATCTACGCCGGCGCCCAGAAGAATCTTGGTCCCTCGGGTATCGTCGTCGTCATCGTGCGCGACGACTTGACCGAGGTCGGGCCGTCCGGCATCTCGACCATGATGCAGTACCGGACCTACGCCAAGGAGAAGTCGCTCCACAACACGCCACCGACCATGGCGATCTACATGGTTGGCCAGGTCCTCAAGTGGATCGCCGAAACCGGCGGCTTGACCGCAATGGCCGAGCGGAACGAGGAAAAAGCCAAGTTGCTCTATGACTTTATCGATCAGTCGGCGTTCTTCCGGGGCACCGTGGCCGCCGGGAGCCGGTCGCTGATGAATGTCTGCTTCCGGGCGCCGACCGAAGAGTTGGAGAATCAGTTTTGCGCCGCGGCTGAAAAGAACGGCTTGGCCGGCCTCAAGGGGCACCGCTCGGCCGGCGGAATGCGGGCCAGCATCTACAACGCCTGCCCCCGCTCGAGCGTCGTCGCGTTGGTCGAGTTCATGAAAGAGTTCGAGCGGGCCAACGCCCGGACGTAG
- a CDS encoding ACT domain-containing protein yields MTRVLIADKFDKVGIDGLKDLGLDVVVRPDLKPDELGDVLHEVDPNILIVRSKKVGEDAMKKAPRLALVIRAGAGIDTIDVAAASRLGIFVSNCPGKNSIAVAELVMALLLSLDRRVADQVIELRRGEWNKGEYSKARGLYGRTLGIVGLGQIGREIAKRALSFGMKVIAWSRQLTLQDCLELGIDYAETPLDVARQADAVTVNVASTPETKHLVNAEFLGAMRPGAYLINTSRGSVVDEAALLDAMATKGIRCGLDVYQGEPGASKGQFDSVLAKSAGVYGTHHIGASTDQAQTAIAHEVIRIVRQFTKSGVALHCVNRLAKSSATHVLSVRHQNKPGVLAHVFRVLYDEKINVEEVENIAYHGSEAASARVHVTGLPSQHAIDEIKDGNPNVISVDLTELRR; encoded by the coding sequence ATGACACGCGTGCTTATTGCCGACAAATTCGACAAGGTCGGCATCGATGGGTTGAAAGACTTGGGACTCGACGTGGTCGTCCGGCCGGACCTTAAGCCCGACGAACTGGGTGATGTGCTCCATGAGGTCGATCCCAATATTCTGATTGTCCGGAGCAAGAAGGTCGGCGAGGACGCCATGAAAAAGGCGCCTCGCCTCGCTCTGGTCATCCGGGCCGGCGCCGGCATCGACACGATCGACGTGGCTGCCGCCTCCCGGCTCGGCATCTTCGTGTCGAACTGTCCCGGAAAAAACTCGATCGCCGTCGCCGAGCTGGTCATGGCGCTGCTCCTGTCGCTGGACCGCCGGGTGGCCGATCAGGTCATCGAGCTCCGCCGGGGCGAGTGGAACAAGGGCGAGTACTCGAAGGCCCGCGGCCTCTACGGGCGGACGCTGGGCATTGTCGGCCTCGGCCAGATCGGTCGCGAAATTGCCAAGCGGGCGCTGTCGTTCGGCATGAAAGTCATCGCCTGGTCCCGCCAGCTCACACTCCAGGACTGCCTTGAACTCGGCATTGACTACGCCGAGACGCCACTCGACGTGGCCCGGCAGGCCGATGCCGTTACCGTCAACGTCGCCTCGACTCCGGAGACCAAGCACTTGGTCAACGCCGAGTTCCTCGGGGCCATGCGGCCGGGCGCCTACCTGATCAACACGTCCCGGGGTTCGGTGGTGGACGAAGCGGCGCTGCTCGACGCGATGGCCACCAAGGGGATCCGGTGCGGCCTCGATGTGTACCAAGGCGAGCCCGGGGCCTCGAAGGGGCAATTCGACTCGGTGCTGGCGAAATCGGCCGGGGTCTACGGAACCCATCACATCGGTGCCTCCACCGATCAGGCCCAGACCGCGATTGCCCACGAGGTCATCCGGATCGTCCGACAGTTTACCAAATCGGGCGTCGCGCTCCACTGCGTGAACCGGCTGGCGAAGAGTTCGGCCACCCACGTGCTGTCGGTTCGGCACCAGAACAAACCGGGTGTCCTGGCCCATGTGTTCCGAGTGCTCTATGACGAAAAGATCAATGTCGAAGAGGTCGAGAACATCGCCTATCATGGATCGGAGGCGGCCAGCGCCCGGGTCCATGTCACCGGGTTGCCCAGTCAACATGCCATCGATGAAATCAAGGACGGGAACCCCAATGTCATCAGTGTCGATTTGACTGAGCTAAGGCGGTAG